In Hwangdonia lutea, a single window of DNA contains:
- a CDS encoding HYC_CC_PP family protein, translated as MIKQILHKSFSLLLAFLVLFSTVSFTIEKHFCGDVLIDVAMFAEAEKCEMEAFAIQQKMTCCKDVIKVIVGQDELNVSSFDDLDFKHQQFLASFVYSFTNLFKILKKEIVPHKDYAPPILVSDIQVLHDTFLI; from the coding sequence ATGATAAAACAAATCTTACATAAAAGCTTTTCTTTATTACTAGCCTTTTTGGTGCTATTTTCAACTGTATCTTTTACTATTGAAAAGCACTTTTGTGGCGATGTTTTAATTGATGTTGCGATGTTTGCCGAAGCCGAAAAATGCGAAATGGAAGCGTTTGCAATTCAGCAGAAAATGACTTGCTGTAAAGACGTCATAAAAGTGATTGTTGGGCAAGACGAATTAAATGTGTCTTCGTTTGATGATTTAGATTTCAAACACCAACAGTTTTTAGCATCCTTTGTTTATTCATTCACCAATCTTTTCAAAATACTTAAAAAAGAGATTGTTCCTCATAAAGATTATGCGCCACCCATTCTGGTCTCAGATATACAGGTGCTTCACGATACTTTCCTGATTTGA
- a CDS encoding TonB-dependent receptor, whose translation MKQIIYILFILPMLSFSQDKISGLILEANDKNEPIGLAGANVYWLDTSVGSVTDIDGKFTIPYKNEYSQLVISYVGFKTDTITVNEPKVVRHWLQSTDNLDAVTITSRKQATSKSYLQATNVFTVSSDELLKAACCNLSESFETNPSIDVNFADAVSGTRQIKMLGLTSPYILIATENIPSIRGASQAFGMSFIPGTWVESIQITKGAGSAVNGFESIAGQINAELVKPTTDARLFVNAYTNANGRLELNTHLNTAVNEKWSTGLYLHGNLRDTKHDNNNDTFLDMPLQEQINIMNRWQYIDTEKGFVSFINLKFLNDEKQTGQESFNPKTDKGTTNAWGSEIDTRRYEVSTKFGYVNPELTWQSISLQTAYSNHKQASYFGLNQYDITHNSLYANAIYNSIISDSRHKVKTGISYTYDHYDEFVNTNDYERTERSVGAFFEYNFDNLEKLNLTAGIRVDNHNLMGTFITPRFHARYTPWEKSALRASFGRGIRSANIFAENQSIFSTSRAINILNTGGAIYGLDPEIAWNYGVSFLQGFNLFNRKADITLDYYRTDFQNQVVVDFENPQEVNFYNLDGDSYANSFQIEWNYNAFEHFDLRLAYKYYDVKTDYNSGKLSKPLVPTNRFFANASYETNMKENGARWKFDTTFNWLGEQRFSSTTGNPIQYQLPENTPTLGTLNAQITKVFSPKFEVYLGGENITNVKQDNPILGANDPFGSNFDTTFVYGPIFGASYYAGLRFKIE comes from the coding sequence ATGAAACAAATCATATATATACTATTTATACTTCCTATGCTCAGCTTTTCGCAAGACAAGATAAGCGGATTGATTCTGGAAGCAAACGATAAAAACGAGCCTATAGGGTTAGCCGGCGCAAATGTTTATTGGCTGGACACCTCGGTTGGATCGGTAACTGATATCGATGGGAAATTCACGATACCTTATAAAAACGAATACAGCCAATTGGTGATTAGTTATGTGGGTTTTAAAACCGATACCATTACCGTAAACGAGCCAAAAGTAGTGCGACATTGGTTGCAATCTACAGATAATTTAGATGCAGTTACTATAACTTCCCGAAAACAAGCCACATCAAAATCGTACTTGCAAGCCACAAACGTGTTTACCGTGAGTAGCGACGAATTGCTTAAAGCGGCATGCTGTAATTTGTCTGAAAGTTTTGAAACCAATCCATCCATCGATGTTAATTTTGCCGATGCCGTTTCAGGTACGCGACAAATAAAAATGCTGGGTTTAACGAGTCCCTATATTTTAATAGCGACTGAAAACATTCCGTCAATTCGCGGTGCATCGCAAGCGTTCGGGATGAGTTTTATACCCGGGACTTGGGTAGAGAGTATTCAAATTACCAAAGGTGCGGGAAGTGCCGTTAATGGTTTCGAGAGTATTGCGGGACAAATAAATGCGGAATTGGTTAAGCCAACCACCGATGCAAGATTATTTGTAAATGCGTACACCAATGCCAACGGACGCTTGGAATTAAACACCCATTTAAACACGGCGGTTAACGAGAAGTGGAGTACAGGCCTTTATTTACACGGAAATTTAAGAGACACCAAGCACGATAATAATAACGATACTTTTTTAGATATGCCTTTGCAGGAACAGATAAACATCATGAACAGATGGCAATATATCGATACTGAAAAAGGCTTTGTATCTTTTATAAATCTGAAGTTTTTAAATGATGAAAAACAAACGGGACAAGAAAGCTTCAATCCTAAAACCGATAAGGGCACAACCAATGCTTGGGGTAGCGAAATTGATACCCGACGTTACGAAGTATCGACAAAATTTGGGTATGTAAATCCAGAACTAACATGGCAAAGTATAAGCTTGCAAACGGCTTATAGCAACCATAAGCAAGCATCGTATTTTGGTTTAAATCAATACGATATAACACATAATAGTTTGTATGCCAATGCTATTTATAATTCGATTATTAGCGATTCCAGACATAAGGTTAAAACAGGAATTAGCTATACGTACGATCATTACGATGAGTTTGTAAACACCAATGATTACGAAAGAACCGAGCGTTCAGTCGGTGCGTTTTTCGAGTATAATTTTGATAATCTGGAGAAACTGAATTTAACGGCCGGAATTCGCGTAGACAACCATAATTTAATGGGCACGTTTATTACGCCTAGGTTTCATGCGCGATACACACCTTGGGAAAAATCGGCGTTACGTGCGTCATTCGGTCGCGGTATACGCAGTGCCAATATTTTTGCCGAAAATCAAAGTATATTCTCAACCTCACGGGCAATTAATATTTTAAATACCGGTGGTGCTATTTATGGATTAGACCCAGAAATTGCCTGGAATTACGGGGTGTCTTTTTTACAGGGATTTAATCTTTTTAACAGAAAAGCAGATATTACTTTAGATTATTACCGTACCGATTTTCAAAATCAAGTGGTCGTAGATTTCGAAAACCCACAAGAGGTCAATTTTTATAATTTAGACGGCGATAGTTACGCCAATAGCTTTCAAATTGAATGGAATTACAATGCTTTCGAGCATTTCGATTTACGATTGGCGTACAAATATTACGATGTTAAAACCGATTATAATTCTGGTAAACTCTCAAAACCATTAGTGCCCACAAACCGTTTTTTTGCCAATGCATCTTACGAAACGAATATGAAAGAAAATGGTGCCCGATGGAAATTTGATACTACCTTTAATTGGTTGGGCGAACAGCGTTTTTCGTCAACCACGGGAAATCCTATTCAATATCAATTACCTGAAAACACACCAACACTTGGTACTTTAAATGCGCAAATAACTAAAGTGTTTTCTCCTAAATTTGAAGTATATTTAGGCGGTGAAAACATAACAAACGTAAAACAAGATAATCCCATTTTAGGAGCAAATGATCCTTTTGGTTCAAATTTTGATACTACTTTTGTTTATGGCCCCATTTTTGGAGCAAGTTATTATGCCGGATTACGGTTTAAAATAGAATAA
- the xrtF gene encoding exosortase family protein XrtF, with protein MGFFNLILSLKALFIKYRAVVKFIFTFLVVYVVFSLLYHFYLEFSEGSKFYPDYITHLVAKQTEDLLNGFGYSAQVLPHPDEPSMKVVVNGSYVARVIEGCNAASVIILFVSFVVAFSGKLKTTLFFMLSGSVLIYTVNLIRIAIICIALYHYPEHQEFLHGVLFPAIIYGMVFLLWIFWVNRFSNLKNKHG; from the coding sequence ATTGGATTTTTTAATTTAATACTTTCTTTGAAAGCACTTTTTATAAAATATAGAGCCGTTGTAAAATTCATATTCACGTTTTTGGTTGTGTATGTGGTTTTTTCGTTGTTGTACCATTTTTATTTGGAATTTTCTGAAGGTTCTAAATTCTATCCGGATTATATTACTCATTTAGTGGCCAAACAAACTGAAGATTTGTTGAATGGTTTTGGTTACAGCGCACAGGTTTTACCGCACCCGGACGAGCCTTCGATGAAGGTTGTTGTTAACGGCAGCTACGTAGCACGGGTTATTGAAGGGTGTAATGCGGCAAGCGTTATTATCTTGTTTGTGTCTTTTGTTGTGGCATTTTCGGGCAAACTTAAAACCACATTGTTTTTTATGCTTTCGGGCAGTGTTTTAATATACACCGTTAATTTAATTCGGATTGCCATAATATGCATCGCCCTGTATCATTACCCGGAGCATCAAGAGTTTTTACATGGTGTGCTGTTTCCTGCAATTATTTACGGCATGGTTTTTTTATTGTGGATTTTCTGGGTGAATCGGTTTTCGAACTTAAAAAACAAGCATGGGTAA
- a CDS encoding rod shape-determining protein MreD: MNSIISLNSIRFVGLVLIQVLICSHINFLGYINPYIYVLFIILFPVKNNRSLFIFLSFLLGLTVDLFLDSGGINAAASVFIAYARPVALKFSFGMLYEHQNLKFNTVDFGSKLVYMTIMVVAHHLILFSLEIFSISKIILILQKTLFSSIFTIILCVLITIIFSRKSK, from the coding sequence ATGAATAGTATCATTTCTTTAAATAGCATCCGCTTTGTTGGGCTTGTTTTAATTCAGGTTTTAATATGCAGCCATATTAATTTTTTAGGCTATATCAATCCGTATATTTATGTGCTTTTCATCATTTTATTTCCGGTGAAAAACAACCGCTCTTTATTTATTTTCCTGAGTTTTTTATTGGGTTTAACGGTCGATTTATTTTTAGATTCCGGTGGTATCAATGCCGCGGCATCTGTATTTATAGCTTATGCTAGACCTGTTGCTTTAAAGTTCTCGTTTGGTATGCTTTACGAACACCAAAACCTAAAATTCAATACTGTAGATTTTGGTTCAAAACTTGTCTACATGACCATAATGGTGGTGGCGCATCACTTAATTTTATTTTCTTTAGAAATTTTTAGCATTTCTAAAATAATTTTAATCCTTCAAAAAACGTTATTCTCAAGTATATTTACTATAATACTTTGTGTTTTAATAACTATTATATTTAGTCGAAAATCTAAATGA
- a CDS encoding GAF domain-containing protein, translating to MNFEALKPQVETIISNANKTTDERLLSICQLLERHIEYYNWVGFYFADSAKKELHLGPYVGEPTDHTVIPFGKGICGQVALSNQNFVVPDVAAQDNYIACSITVKAEIVVPIFVNGENIGQIDIDSNTADPFTEADERFLEFVCTQVAQLF from the coding sequence ATGAATTTTGAAGCCCTTAAACCTCAGGTTGAAACCATAATTTCCAATGCCAATAAAACTACCGACGAACGATTATTATCGATTTGCCAGTTATTGGAACGCCACATCGAATATTACAATTGGGTAGGCTTTTATTTTGCCGATAGCGCTAAAAAAGAATTGCATTTAGGCCCTTATGTAGGCGAACCCACCGACCACACCGTAATTCCGTTTGGAAAAGGCATTTGCGGACAAGTGGCCCTAAGCAACCAAAATTTTGTGGTGCCCGATGTGGCAGCTCAAGATAATTATATTGCGTGCAGCATTACCGTAAAGGCTGAAATTGTAGTGCCCATTTTTGTAAATGGGGAAAATATTGGTCAAATAGACATCGACTCCAATACAGCAGATCCGTTTACCGAAGCAGACGAACGCTTTTTAGAGTTTGTTTGTACGCAAGTAGCTCAGCTATTTTAA
- a CDS encoding T9SS type A sorting domain-containing protein, with product MKKIYIACLSLFLTLSTFAQVTDVATGLNSPNCLAVKGDYLYIAELNGNKISKIDLTISNPTPITVITGVNAPRGLVFNGDELYISENSENKISKINVTDVTPTKTDLITGITNPGRMVLHGNALYIAEDPNAPPVNNKKIYKVDVSQPTPTLSTFVTGVRTAKDLWITGNYMYIAVYQGNKISKVDITAATPVLTDEITGMPAPIGLALDGNDLYISHYTAAGGGGNKISKIDITVMPQTTATTVIPSISNPADILLVGSDMYIAQLSLNKISKFSLNALSVSASVFEELSVFPNPSLQYLQISGLTRTENYKIYNTLGVEVAKGNLVPNHKITISQLKSGLYFLEIANNNTFKFVKK from the coding sequence ATGAAAAAAATTTACATTGCTTGCCTCAGTTTATTTTTAACTCTATCAACTTTTGCACAGGTTACAGATGTTGCAACGGGGTTAAATTCTCCAAATTGTTTAGCAGTAAAAGGTGATTATTTATACATAGCTGAACTTAATGGTAATAAAATCTCTAAAATTGATTTAACTATTTCAAACCCAACACCAATTACCGTAATAACAGGGGTAAATGCTCCTAGGGGTTTAGTGTTTAATGGCGATGAGTTGTACATATCTGAGAATTCTGAGAACAAGATTTCCAAAATAAACGTTACAGATGTAACGCCAACCAAAACAGACTTAATAACAGGGATAACCAACCCGGGCAGGATGGTATTACATGGAAACGCTTTATATATAGCTGAAGACCCCAATGCCCCACCGGTTAATAATAAAAAAATTTATAAAGTAGATGTTTCTCAACCAACCCCCACACTAAGCACTTTTGTTACTGGTGTAAGAACCGCAAAGGATCTATGGATTACTGGCAACTATATGTACATTGCAGTATATCAAGGAAATAAAATATCTAAAGTTGACATAACAGCCGCTACGCCTGTTTTAACAGATGAAATAACAGGAATGCCCGCACCTATTGGATTGGCTTTAGATGGGAACGATTTGTACATAAGCCACTATACAGCGGCTGGTGGAGGTGGTAACAAAATCTCGAAAATTGATATAACGGTTATGCCGCAAACTACTGCAACAACAGTAATTCCATCTATATCTAACCCTGCAGATATATTGCTTGTTGGCAGCGATATGTACATAGCTCAATTGTCATTAAATAAAATTTCTAAATTCTCTTTAAATGCACTTTCTGTAAGTGCCTCAGTATTTGAAGAACTATCTGTTTTTCCTAACCCATCACTGCAATATTTGCAAATTTCAGGTTTAACTCGAACGGAAAACTACAAAATATATAACACTTTGGGTGTGGAGGTAGCTAAAGGTAATTTAGTGCCAAATCACAAAATAACCATTAGTCAATTAAAAAGTGGTCTTTATTTTTTAGAAATAGCCAACAACAATACGTTTAAGTTTGTTAAAAAATAG
- the mreC gene encoding rod shape-determining protein MreC, which yields MQQIINFIIRNKRFLLFLLLFSVSIVFTIQSHSYHKSKFINSANFLTGGIYNSINNISEYVNLKSHNQVLAEENNRLKALLFNAENKLDSSYIDSVTYNGRYKIQTAKIIKNSYSLTDNFLLIDKGTNDSIKEDFGVITSKGILGIIDNSSKNYSTVISVLNTTSNISAGLKKTNHIGSLTWNGESPNIVQLIDVEKIAPVAIGDTIVTSGRSSIFPKNIDIGVVQDFELDIAENYYEINVKLFNDMTNLEHVHIIENKDFKEITNLLNSR from the coding sequence ATGCAACAGATTATTAATTTTATAATAAGAAACAAAAGGTTTTTGTTGTTCTTGTTGCTGTTTTCGGTGTCTATAGTTTTTACCATTCAATCGCATTCGTATCACAAAAGCAAGTTTATAAATTCCGCCAATTTTTTAACTGGTGGCATTTACAATTCTATCAACAACATTAGCGAATATGTTAATTTAAAATCTCACAATCAAGTTTTAGCCGAAGAAAACAATCGGTTAAAAGCGCTTTTGTTTAATGCTGAAAACAAATTGGATTCAAGCTATATAGACAGCGTTACCTATAATGGAAGGTATAAAATTCAAACGGCAAAAATTATAAAGAACAGCTATTCTTTAACCGACAACTTTTTACTTATCGATAAAGGCACAAACGATAGTATTAAAGAGGATTTTGGGGTGATAACCAGTAAGGGTATTTTAGGTATTATTGACAACTCAAGCAAAAACTATTCAACGGTTATTTCGGTGCTAAACACCACGAGCAACATTAGTGCCGGATTAAAAAAAACAAACCATATAGGCTCTTTAACTTGGAATGGCGAATCGCCAAACATTGTTCAGTTAATAGATGTTGAAAAAATTGCACCGGTTGCCATCGGCGATACGATTGTTACCTCGGGGCGCTCATCAATTTTTCCAAAAAACATTGATATAGGCGTTGTACAGGATTTTGAATTGGATATTGCCGAAAATTATTATGAGATTAATGTGAAGCTTTTTAACGACATGACAAACCTTGAGCATGTTCATATTATAGAAAATAAGGATTTTAAGGAAATTACAAATTTGTTAAATTCCCGTTAA
- a CDS encoding heavy-metal-associated domain-containing protein: MKKIMILALMLIGTTTFAQNKNQKASIEVDGVCMMCKNRIEKACLTSKGVKSADWNVKTHELKLIYDARKTDLKAIQKTIAKVGHDTKEVKATDEAYASVHPCCKYRDDKVIDDHKDEGEEKPKN; the protein is encoded by the coding sequence ATGAAAAAAATAATGATTTTAGCACTTATGCTAATAGGAACAACAACCTTTGCACAAAACAAAAACCAAAAAGCCTCCATTGAAGTCGATGGTGTTTGTATGATGTGTAAAAACCGCATTGAAAAAGCCTGCTTAACCTCAAAAGGTGTAAAGTCGGCCGATTGGAACGTGAAAACCCACGAGTTAAAACTGATTTACGACGCCCGTAAAACCGATTTAAAAGCCATACAGAAAACTATCGCTAAAGTGGGGCACGATACTAAAGAGGTAAAAGCAACCGACGAGGCTTATGCTTCTGTACACCCATGTTGTAAATATCGCGATGATAAGGTGATTGACGACCATAAAGACGAGGGTGAAGAAAAACCAAAAAACTAG
- the purH gene encoding bifunctional phosphoribosylaminoimidazolecarboxamide formyltransferase/IMP cyclohydrolase encodes MSNEKTIKSALISVFSKDGLAPIVKKLNEQGVTIYSTGGTEKFINDLGIDVVPVEEVTSYPSILGGRVKTLHPKVFGGILNRQNHEGDVAELAEYEIPQIDVVIVDLYPFEKTVASGASEQDIIEKIDIGGISLIRAAAKNFADVICVSSVDDYAEFLELISENNGSISEADRKRFAAKAFNVSSHYDTAIFNYFNKNHDEAVLKISEPNGKVLRYGENPHQKGFFFGDFDELFTKLHGKELSYNNLLDVDAAVNLMLEFKNDAPTFAILKHNNACGLAQRDNLHQAYLDALAGDPVSAFGGVLISNKEIDLATAEEIHKLFCEVVIAPSFAADALEILKGKKNRILLKIHDVEMPKTNVRSCLNGVLVQDRNNITDKAEDLKPVTNLAPTQAQIDDLIFASKICKHTKSNTIVLAKNKQLCASGTGQTSRVDALEQAIHKAGTFKFDLNGAVMASDAFFPFPDCVEIAKKAGISAVIQPGGSIKDQLSIDYCNDNNVAMVMTGTRHFKH; translated from the coding sequence ATGAGCAACGAAAAAACCATTAAATCTGCATTAATATCTGTTTTTAGTAAAGACGGATTAGCCCCCATCGTAAAAAAATTAAACGAACAGGGTGTCACTATTTATTCCACCGGAGGAACCGAAAAATTTATTAACGATTTAGGTATTGATGTCGTTCCGGTTGAGGAGGTTACATCGTACCCTTCCATTCTTGGTGGTCGTGTAAAAACATTGCATCCTAAAGTTTTTGGAGGAATTTTAAATAGACAAAACCATGAAGGCGACGTTGCAGAATTGGCCGAATATGAGATTCCGCAAATCGATGTCGTTATTGTTGATTTATATCCGTTTGAAAAAACAGTGGCATCGGGTGCGAGCGAACAGGATATTATTGAAAAGATTGATATTGGTGGTATTTCGTTAATCCGTGCTGCAGCGAAAAATTTTGCCGATGTTATTTGTGTATCCTCGGTTGATGATTATGCGGAGTTTTTGGAATTGATTTCTGAAAACAACGGTAGCATTTCTGAAGCAGACAGAAAACGTTTTGCCGCAAAAGCTTTTAATGTGTCCTCGCATTACGATACGGCTATTTTTAATTACTTCAACAAAAATCACGATGAAGCGGTTTTAAAAATTAGCGAGCCAAATGGCAAGGTGTTACGCTACGGCGAAAACCCTCACCAAAAAGGCTTTTTCTTTGGAGATTTTGATGAGCTATTCACAAAACTCCACGGAAAAGAATTAAGCTACAACAACCTTTTGGATGTTGATGCTGCAGTAAATTTAATGTTAGAGTTTAAAAACGACGCCCCTACTTTTGCTATTTTAAAGCATAACAATGCCTGTGGTTTAGCGCAACGCGACAACTTACACCAAGCATACCTTGACGCTTTGGCTGGCGATCCTGTTTCGGCTTTTGGTGGTGTTTTAATTAGCAATAAGGAAATTGATTTGGCTACGGCTGAGGAAATTCACAAGTTATTCTGCGAGGTAGTTATTGCACCTTCTTTTGCTGCCGATGCTTTAGAGATTTTAAAAGGCAAGAAGAACAGGATTTTATTGAAAATTCATGATGTGGAGATGCCAAAAACCAATGTAAGAAGTTGTTTAAACGGTGTTTTGGTGCAAGACAGAAACAATATTACCGATAAAGCTGAGGACTTAAAGCCAGTTACAAACCTAGCGCCAACCCAAGCTCAAATTGACGATTTAATTTTTGCTTCTAAAATATGTAAGCACACCAAATCGAACACCATTGTTTTGGCAAAAAACAAACAATTGTGTGCTAGTGGCACGGGGCAAACCAGTCGTGTTGATGCTTTAGAGCAAGCCATACACAAAGCTGGAACTTTTAAGTTTGATTTAAACGGTGCTGTAATGGCGAGTGATGCATTTTTCCCATTCCCCGATTGTGTGGAGATTGCTAAAAAAGCAGGAATTTCTGCGGTAATTCAACCGGGTGGCTCGATAAAAGATCAATTAAGTATTGATTATTGCAACGACAATAATGTGGCGATGGTGATGACGGGTACACGCCATTTTAAGCATTAA
- a CDS encoding exosortase F system-associated membrane protein, whose translation MGKLVKYMLLFLLFGILIFIRWFENDLFYDPYLAFFKNDYLYADSPNVEVFKLTMFTIIRYTLNTLISLAILFVVFKDKSVIKFSGFIYILAFVLLLIGYLYFVLNPKQETYYIFFNVRRFLIQPIILILLLPAFYYNRLKN comes from the coding sequence ATGGGTAAATTGGTGAAATACATGCTGCTTTTTTTGTTGTTTGGAATACTGATTTTTATCCGATGGTTTGAAAACGACTTGTTTTACGACCCGTATTTAGCCTTTTTTAAAAATGATTATTTATATGCCGATAGCCCGAATGTTGAAGTTTTCAAATTAACCATGTTTACCATTATACGATACACATTAAATACCCTTATTTCTTTAGCTATTTTGTTTGTTGTTTTTAAAGATAAAAGTGTCATCAAGTTTTCTGGGTTTATTTATATTTTGGCTTTTGTTTTACTCTTGATTGGCTATTTATACTTTGTTTTAAACCCAAAACAGGAAACCTATTACATCTTTTTTAATGTGCGCCGATTTTTAATTCAGCCAATAATCCTAATCCTTTTATTGCCAGCGTTTTATTATAATAGACTAAAAAATTAA
- a CDS encoding rod shape-determining protein produces MGFFDFLTEEIAIDLGTANTLIIHNDKVVVDAPSIVARDRITGKIIAVGQQASLMQGKTHENIKTIRPLKDGVIADFDASEQMISMFIKNIPALKKKFFTPALRMVICIPSGITEVEMRAVKESAERVNGKEVYLIHEPMAAAIGIGVDIMQPKGNMVVDIGGGTTEIAVIALGGIVCDKSVKIAGDVFTNDIVYYMRTQHNLYVGERTAEKIKIQIGAATEDLELPPEDMSVQGRDLLTGKPKQVSISYREIAKALDKSILRIEDAVMETLSQTPPELAADIYNTGIYLAGGGSMLRGLDKRLSQKTDLPVYIAEDPLRAVVRGTGITLKNLPKYKSVLIK; encoded by the coding sequence ATGGGCTTTTTTGACTTCTTAACCGAAGAGATTGCAATAGATTTAGGTACTGCAAATACACTTATTATACACAACGACAAAGTTGTTGTTGATGCGCCATCGATAGTTGCGCGCGATAGAATTACCGGAAAAATAATTGCCGTTGGCCAACAAGCGAGTTTGATGCAAGGCAAAACGCATGAAAACATTAAAACAATTCGCCCGTTAAAAGACGGGGTAATTGCCGATTTTGATGCATCGGAACAAATGATAAGCATGTTTATTAAAAACATTCCGGCATTGAAAAAGAAATTTTTTACACCGGCGTTGCGCATGGTTATTTGTATTCCGTCGGGCATTACCGAAGTTGAAATGCGTGCGGTAAAAGAAAGTGCCGAACGTGTTAACGGTAAAGAAGTATATTTAATACACGAACCCATGGCGGCCGCTATTGGTATTGGCGTTGATATTATGCAGCCCAAAGGTAATATGGTGGTTGATATAGGTGGTGGTACCACCGAAATTGCGGTGATTGCCCTTGGTGGCATTGTTTGCGATAAATCGGTTAAGATTGCCGGTGATGTATTTACAAATGACATTGTGTATTACATGCGTACCCAACACAACTTGTATGTGGGTGAGCGTACTGCCGAAAAAATAAAAATACAGATTGGTGCGGCTACCGAAGATTTGGAACTTCCGCCAGAAGATATGAGCGTTCAAGGACGTGATTTGTTAACGGGAAAACCCAAGCAAGTGTCCATTTCGTACCGTGAAATTGCCAAAGCTTTGGATAAATCTATTTTACGTATTGAAGATGCGGTTATGGAAACCCTTTCGCAGACCCCTCCGGAATTGGCTGCCGATATTTACAACACAGGTATTTATTTAGCGGGTGGCGGATCGATGTTGCGAGGTTTGGATAAGCGCTTATCGCAAAAAACAGACCTTCCTGTTTATATTGCCGAAGACCCATTGCGTGCTGTAGTTAGAGGTACCGGAATTACACTTAAAAATTTACCTAAATACAAAAGTGTATTGATTAAATAA